A section of the Penaeus chinensis breed Huanghai No. 1 chromosome 17, ASM1920278v2, whole genome shotgun sequence genome encodes:
- the LOC125034241 gene encoding uncharacterized protein LOC125034241, which yields MSLVDILEKAQALGLSADVVHDLLEKQHQIDKDKADRLERSAERETRRLELEYNEAERRRAHELELAKIKHSSSNELDSNSRSNSHMFEGLRLPTFADGQDDLDSYLQRFERLAELHGWKHEDYHVYLGTSLRGQALKVYISLPDETLRNYERLKEALLRAFAVDADSYRRKFRESKCKENESYVQLVVKMEQYLDRWLSMSNVEKDYARLFDFLIREQLLTNCSSDLRVFLKERGCESATEMAEAADRYRSAHAYRGSKLSRPVQKQSSPNSDDIKCHGCGKPGHIRPNCPSNPRNFKQKTEGKVNFVFQSEMKPQNSIIDAEGKLFEKPAEVMFDTGCSTVIVNDKLVPARFRLGPMVKVYDYLGVPNSFPKVRCFIQSKFFSGWISAIAAPLKFADVLIGLVPGVKLPSKCATTSLEHEQSKDVGDDASQALTKVGDVSVGNDYKIADKKDVNESPDVIAMSVQTRSSISKVAKITSLACSEFLDLNINKDQIREEQLNCPTLQSIRENVKSGKRVKVKSRAVKFEIIGGLIYRVCLESKYDYEIGSKQLVIPDKYRIHVLNLAHDSLTAGHFSHRKTSFKVFSKFFWPGAGAHIKRYCRSCPICQKFSAKGTVRKVPMKNLPIISEPFSRVAIDLVGPFSPCSERGNKYVLTLIDYATRYPEAVPLKNIDTVTVAESLVEIFSRVGVPREILSDRGSQFKSDLMSEIHRMLSVKALYTSPYHASCNGAVERLNGVLKSMIKKLCVDHPKDWDRYIPAALFAYREIPNDSLKFSPFELLYGRQIRGPLTILHELWTKDDIDSDVKTTYQYVLDLRSRLEETAKLAAAQAEISSRNYKSYYDLKAKHRKLNTGEEVLVLLPSSSNKLIMQWLGPYPVVQCKDNGVDYVIRVRGVKKLFHINMLKRYFRRDSYKSESEIAQVCIVEEENQVGDNCEPVYFDTEGISNINFGNELTKIQIGELKGILSKFTDVLTVKPGLTNTIKHVININSSKPVHKKPYPIPNSLVNDFNTEIDKMLVMNIIEPSTSAFSSPVVMVKKSDGSWRICIDFRALNDVTDLDAEPMPNTEEALGKFVNDIYFTEVDLCRGYWQIPLSKDSKMYTAFATYRGLMQFRVMPFGLKSACATFIRLMRKVVSELKNTDCYFDNIVIHNNDWSEHLQDVKDLLLRLRKHGLTASLSKCFFGFSKIKYLGVLLGDNCISPLESKINAILAMPLPVNKKQLRSFIGTIGYYRKFVPNFASIAAPLHDLLKKNSSNRLQWSEEKAKCFNKLKLSLVSKPVLCLPDDSKTFYVRTDASDIGLGAVLLQNMNEINMPICYASRKLLDREAKYAAIEKECLAIVWAIQKFKVYLYGRDFILQTDQQPLVYLKNMKNTNGRLMRWALALQCYSFTVEYIKGSENVGADILSRCPVPE from the coding sequence ATGTCTTTAGTGGATATTTTGGAGAAAGCTCAAGCGCTTGGCTTGAGTGCAGACGTAGTTCATGATTTACTAGAAAAGCAGCATCAGATAGATAAGGATAAGGCGGATAGATTGGAGCGGTCAGCCGAACGAGAGACGAGACGGCTAGAATTAGAATATAACGAGGCAGAGAGGCGACGAGCGCATGAACTCGAGCTTGCTAAGATTAAGCATAGTAGTTCGAACGAGTTAGACAGTAATTCTAGGTCAAATTCGCATATGTTCGAGGGTCTTAGACTGCCTACTTTTGCCGACGGCCAAGATGATTTAGATAGTTATCTACAGCGGTTCGAACGTTTAGCAGAACTGCATGGGTGGAAGCATGAGGACTACCACGTATATCTAGGTACATCATTACGTGGTCAAGCACTTAAGGTGTATATTTCTTTACCAGATGAAACCCTCCGAAATTATGAACGTTTAAAGGAAGCCCTGCTTAGAGCATTTGCTGTTGATGCAGATTCTTATAGAAGAAAATTCAGAGAgagtaaatgtaaagaaaatgaatcaTATGTACAGTTAGTGGTTAAGATGGAGCAGTATCTCGATCGGTGGCTGTCCATGAGTAATGTTGAGAAAGATTACGCTCGTCTATTTGATTTCCTTATCCGGGAACAGTTACTGACAAATTGTAGTTCTGATTTACGCGTGTTCTTAAAGGAAAGAGGGTGTGAAAGCGCAACGGAGATGGCGGAAGCAGCAGATAGATATCGTAGTGCTCACGCATATCGCGGAAGCAAACTGTCAAGGCCGGTGCAAAAACAGAGTTCACCTAATTCTGATGACATTAAATGCCATGGATGTGGGAAGCCTGGTCATATCCGTCCGAACTGCCCTAGTAACCCTAGAAACTTTAAGCAAAAGACAGAGGGtaaagttaattttgtttttcagtcTGAGATGAAACCACAAAACAGTATAATTGATGCTGAAGGCAAGTTGTTTGAAAAACCAGCGGAGGTTATGTTTGACACGGGATGTTCGACTGTAATTGTTAATGACAAATTAGTGCCTGCAAGATTTAGATTGGGGCCTATGGTTAAGGTTTATGATTATCTTGGGGTTCCAAATTCCTTCCCTAAGGTCAGATGTTTTATTCAAAGTAAATTTTTTTCGGGGTGGATTAGTGCTATTGCAGCTCCCCTTAAATTTGCAGACGTGCTTATCGGACTAGTTCCTGGCGTAAAATTGCCTAGTAAGTGCGCCACTACCTCGCTCGAGCACGAACAGAGCAAAGACGTAGGCGATGATGCTTCACAAGCTCTTACAAAGGTAGGCGATGTTTCTGTGGGTAATGACTACAAAATCGCGGATAAAAAGGATGTTAATGAGTCTCCTGACGTCATTGCTATGAGTGTCCAGACTCGTTCATCTATATCAAAAGTGGCTAAGATTACCTCATTAGCTTGTTCAGAATTCCTAgacctaaatataaataaagatcaaATAAGGGAGGAACAGCTAAATTGTCCAACTCTTCAATCTATCAGGGAAAACGTCAAAAGCGGAAAACGTGTGAAAGTAAAATCGCGCGCAGTAAAATTTGAAATAATAGGCGGACTTATTTACAGGGTATGTCTTGAGAGCAAATATGATTACGAAATTGGAAGTAAGCAGCTTGTTATTCCAGATAAGTACAGGATTCACGTCCTAAATCTGGCTCATGATTCACTGACTGCCGGACATTTCTCTCATCGGAAGACGAGTTTTAAAGTATTTTCTAAATTCTTTTGGCCCGGTGCTGGCGCTCACATTAAGAGATATTGCAGATCATGCCCAATATGTCAGAAATTTTCAGCCAAGGGAACTGTACGTAAAGTACCTATGAAGAATCTCCCCATAATTTCCGAACCCTTTTCACGTGTTGCCATAGATCTAGTCGGACCTTTTTCACCTTGctcagagagaggaaacaaatatgTGCTTACTTTAATAGACTACGCTACACGATATCCCGAAGCTGTACCTCTGAAAAACATTGATACAGTAACCGTTGCGGAAAGCTTGGTAGAAATATTCTCGAGAGTTGGTGTCCCGAGAGAGATCTTATCTGACCGTGGTTCACAATTCAAATCTGATCTCATGAGCGAAATTCACAGAATGTTATCCGTTAAAGCTTTATATACCAGCCCCTATCATGCTTCATGTAATGGTGCTGTAGAAAGACTGAACGGTGTATTAAAGTCAATGATAAAGAAGCTTTGCGTAGATCACCCGAAAGATTGGGATCGCTATATACCTGCTGCCCTATTTGCCTACAGAGAAATTCCGAACGACAGTCTTAAGTTCTCCCCATTTGAATTATTGTACGGACGTCAGATTCGTGGACCTTTAACAATTTTACACGAGCTATGGACAAAAGATGACATCGATAGTGACGTAAAAACTACCTATCAGTATGTTTTAGATTTACGCTCGCGTCTTGAGGAGACTGCGAAACTAGCAGCTGCCCAAGCGGAGATTAGTAGTCGTAATTATAAGAGCTATTACGATCTTAAAGCTAAACACCGTAAGTTAAACACAGGTGAAGAAGTACTAGTCTTATTACCCTCCAGTAGTAATAAATTAATTATGCAATGGCTTGGTCCTTACCCCGTTGTGCAATGCAAAGATAATGGCGTAGATTACGTTATTAGAGTACGTGGTGTAAAGAAACTATTTCACATCAACATGCTAAAAAGGTACTTCCGCCGTGACAGCTACAAAAGCGAGAGTGAAATTGCTCAGGTATGCATAGTTGAAGAAGAGAACCAAGTGGGTGATAACTGTGAACCAGTTTATTTTGACACAGAAGGTATTAGTAACATCAATTTTGGTAATGAACTAACTAAAATTCAAATTGGCGAATTGAAAGGGATTTTGAGTAAATTTACTGATGTACTGACTGTCAAACCAGgtctaacaaatacaataaaacatgTTATTAATATAAACTCTAGTAAACCTGTGCATAAGAAACCATATCCCATCCCTAACAGCCTAGTTAATGATTTCAACACTGAGATTGACAAGATGTTAGTCATGAACATTATTGAACCTTCAACATCTGCATTTTCTTCTCCTGTCGTGATGGTGAAGAAAAGTGATGGGTCGTGGAGAATTTGCATTGATTTTAGAGCCCTAAATGACGTGACTGACTTAGATGCAGAGCCCATGCCTAATACAGAAGAGGCTCTTGGAAAATTTGTGAACGATATTTATTTCACTGAAGTAGATCTTTGCAGAGGATATTGGCAGATACCCTTATCGAAAGACTCAAAGATGTATACTGCGTTTGCTACTTATAGGGGTCTCATGCAATTCCGAGTTATGCCTTTCGGATTAAAGTCTGCTTGTGCAACCTTCATAAGACTTATGAGGAAAGTGGTTTCTGAATTGAAAAATACTGACTGTTATTTTGATAACATTGTAATCCATAATAATGATTGGTCTGAACACCTACAGGACGTGAAAGATCTTTTGCTGCGTCTACGTAAGCATGGTTTAACTGCAAGCCTTAGTAAGTGTTTCTTTGGTTTTTCAAAAATTAAATATTTGGGAGTTTTGTTAGGAGATAACTGTATTAGTCCTCTTGAGTCTAAAATCAATGCCATCTTGGCAATGCCTTTGCCTGTAAACAAGAAGCAATTAAGGTCTTTCATCGGAACTATAGGTTATTACCGCAAATTTGTTCCTAATTTCGCAAGTATAGCAGCTCCTTTGCATGATCTCCTCaagaaaaatagtagtaatagattaCAGTGGAGTGAGGAGAAAGCAAAATGCTTCAACAAACTAAAGCTGTCTTTAGTAAGTAAACCAGTGCTTTGTTTACCAGATGATTCTAAGACTTTTTATGTTCGTACTGATGCTTCTGATATTGGTCTCGGAGCGGTGTTATTACAGAATATGAATGAAATTAACATGCCTATCTGTTACGCTAGTAGGAAATTACTAGATAGAGAAGCAAAATATGCTGCCATTGAAAAGGAATGTCTTGCCATAGTTTGGGCAATTCAAAAGTTTAAAGTCTATTTGTATGGAAGAGACTTTATCTTGCAGACAGACCAACAACCTCTTGTTTatcttaaaaatatgaaaaacactaATGGTAGATTAATGCGCTGGGCTTTGGCACTACAGTGTTACTCATTTACTGTAGAGTATATAAAAGGCAGCGAAAATGTCGGAGCTGACATTCTTAGTCGTTGCCCTGTACCTGAATAG
- the LOC125034066 gene encoding uncharacterized protein LOC125034066 codes for MSLVDILEKAQALGLSADVVHDLLEKQHQIDKDKADRLERSAERETRRLELEYHEAERRRAHELELAKIKHSSSNELDSNSRSNSHMFEGLRLPTFADGQDDLDSYLQRFERLAELHGWKHEDYHVYLGTSLRGQALKVYISLPDETLRNYERLKEALLRAFAVDADSYRRKFRESKCKENESYVQLVVKMEQYLDRWLSMSNVEKDYARLFDFLIREQLLTNCSSDLRVFLKERGCESATEMAEAADRYRSAHAYRGSKLSRPVQKQSSPNSDDIKCHGCGKPGHIRPNCPSNPRNFKQKTEGKVNFVFQSEMKPQNSIIDAEGKLFEKPAEVMFDTGCWMFDYVLIGLVPGVKLPSKCATTSLEHGQSKDVGDDASQALTKVGDVSVGNDYKIADKKDVNESPDVIAMSVQTRSSISKVVKITSLACSEFLDLNINKDQIREEQLNCPTHQSIRENVKSGKRVKVKSRTVKFEIIGGLIYRVCLESKYDYEIGSKQLVIPDKYRIHVLNLAHDSLTAGHFSHRKTSFKVFSKFFWPGAGAHIKRYCRSCPICQKFSAKGTVRKVPMKNLPIISEPFSRVAIDLVGPFSPCSERGNKYVLTLIDYATRYPEAVPLKNIDTVTVAESLVEIFSRVGVPREILSDRGSQFKSDLMSEIHRMLSVKALYTSPYHASCNGAVERLNGVLKSMIKKLCVDHPKDWDRYIPAALFAYREIPNDSLKFSPFELLYGRQIR; via the exons ATGTCTTTAGTGGATATTTTGGAGAAAGCTCAAGCGCTTGGCTTGAGTGCAGACGTAGTTCATGATTTACTAGAAAAGCAGCATCAGATAGATAAGGATAAGGCGGATAGATTGGAGCGGTCAGCCGAACGAGAGACGAGACGGCTAGAATTAGAATATCACGAGGCAGAGAGGCGACGAGCGCATGAACTCGAGCTTGCTAAGATTAAGCATAGTAGTTCGAACGAGTTAGACAGTAATTCTAGGTCAAATTCGCATATGTTCGAGGGTCTTAGACTGCCTACTTTTGCCGACGGCCAAGATGATTTAGATAGTTATCTACAGCGGTTCGAACGTTTAGCAGAACTGCATGGGTGGAAGCATGAGGACTACCACGTATATCTAGGTACATCATTACGTGGTCAAGCACTTAAGGTGTATATTTCTTTACCAGATGAAACCCTCCGAAATTATGAACGTTTAAAGGAAGCCCTGCTTAGAGCATTTGCTGTTGATGCAGATTCTTATAGAAGAAAATTCAGAGAgagtaaatgtaaagaaaatgaatcaTATGTACAGTTAGTGGTTAAGATGGAGCAGTATCTCGATCGGTGGCTGTCCATGAGTAATGTTGAGAAAGATTACGCTCGTCTATTTGATTTCCTTATCCGGGAACAGTTACTGACAAATTGTAGTTCTGATTTACGCGTGTTCTTAAAGGAAAGAGGGTGTGAAAGCGCAACGGAGATGGCGGAAGCAGCAGATAGATATCGTAGTGCTCACGCATATCGCGGAAGCAAACTGTCAAGGCCGGTGCAAAAACAGAGTTCACCTAATTCTGATGACATTAAATGCCATGGATGTGGGAAGCCTGGTCATATCCGTCCGAACTGCCCTAGTAACCCTAGAAACTTTAAGCAAAAGACAGAGGGtaaagttaattttgtttttcagtcTGAGATGAAACCACAAAACAGTATAATTGATGCTGAAGGCAAGTTGTTTGAAAAACCAGCGGAGGTTATGTTTGACACGGGATGTTGGATGTTCGACT ACGTGCTTATCGGACTAGTTCCTGGCGTAAAATTGCCTAGTAAGTGCGCCACTACCTCGCTCGAGCACGGACAGAGCAAAGACGTAGGCGATGATGCTTCACAAGCTCTTACAAAGGTAGGCGATGTTTCTGTGGGTAATGACTACAAAATCGCGGATAAAAAGGATGTTAATGAGTCTCCTGACGTCATTGCTATGAGTGTCCAGACTCGTTCATCTATATCAAAAGTGGTTAAGATTACCTCATTAGCTTGTTCAGAATTCCTAgacctaaatataaataaagatcaaATAAGGGAGGAACAGCTAAATTGTCCAACTCATCAATCTATCAGGGAAAACGTCAAAAGCGGAAAACGTGTGAAAGTAAAATCGCGCACAGTAAAATTTGAAATAATAGGCGGACTAATTTACAGGGTATGTCTTGAGAGCAAATATGATTACGAAATTGGAAGTAAGCAGCTTGTTATTCCAGATAAGTACAGGATTCACGTCCTAAATCTGGCTCATGATTCACTGACTGCCGGACATTTCTCTCATCGGAAGACGAGTTTTAAAGTATTTTCTAAATTCTTTTGGCCCGGTGCTGGCGCTCACATTAAGAGATATTGCAGATCATGCCCAATATGTCAGAAATTTTCAGCCAAGGGAACTGTACGTAAAGTACCTATGAAGAATCTCCCCATAATTTCCGAACCCTTTTCACGTGTTGCCATAGATCTAGTCGGACCTTTTTCACCTTGctcagagagaggaaacaaatatgTGCTTACTTTAATAGACTACGCTACACGATATCCCGAAGCTGTACCTCTGAAAAACATTGATACAGTAACCGTTGCGGAAAGCTTGGTAGAAATATTCTCGAGAGTTGGTGTCCCGAGAGAGATCTTATCTGACCGTGGTTCACAATTCAAATCTGATCTCATGAGCGAAATTCACAGAATGTTATCCGTTAAAGCTTTATATACCAGCCCCTATCATGCTTCATGTAATGGTGCTGTAGAAAGACTGAACGGTGTATTAAAGTCAATGATAAAGAAGCTTTGCGTAGATCACCCGAAAGATTGGGATCGCTATATACCTGCTGCCCTATTTGCCTACAGAGAAATTCCGAACGACAGTCTTAAGTTCTCCCCATTTGAATTATTGTACGGACGTCAGATTCGTTGA